The following coding sequences are from one Halorubrum sp. BOL3-1 window:
- the metX gene encoding homoserine O-acetyltransferase, producing the protein MSAVPTDHGVASLGEFTFECGQSVPDFEVAYETHGEFDGDNVVLVCHALTGSQNVARSPAPERDEGTTGAGQAGQARAWWDDVVGPGKAIDTTEYYVVCANAPGSCYGTTGPASERPADLDLREEPDHDRWGTAFPPVQVEDWARAQRRLLDRLGVGRLRAVVGGSVGGMNALEWAKRYPDDVDRVVAVATAGRLDAQCLALDAVARRAIRADADWNGGDYYGDGRREPTEGLAIARQIGHVMYLSKASMERKFGRRSAGRDSLTREDGDLGLPPEPTASFFPYREVESYLDYQAEGFGDRFDANSYLYLTRAMDEYDLAAGHGTDTDALAAFEGEALLVSFTADWHFTVEQSASLADAFREVEVPTAHHVIDSDHGHDAFLVEPEHVGPPVSDFLAEGVDGRAVSDEGGDDADSPRPDSDHAPVHASLFKG; encoded by the coding sequence ATGAGCGCCGTCCCGACCGACCACGGCGTCGCCTCGCTCGGCGAGTTCACCTTCGAGTGCGGCCAGTCGGTACCCGACTTCGAGGTGGCCTACGAGACCCACGGCGAGTTCGACGGCGACAACGTCGTGCTGGTCTGCCACGCGCTCACCGGGAGCCAGAACGTCGCGCGGTCGCCCGCACCGGAGCGCGACGAGGGGACCACCGGGGCCGGGCAGGCCGGGCAGGCCCGGGCGTGGTGGGACGACGTCGTCGGGCCGGGGAAGGCGATCGACACGACGGAGTACTACGTCGTCTGCGCGAACGCCCCCGGCTCCTGTTACGGGACGACGGGACCGGCCAGCGAGCGCCCCGCGGACCTCGACCTCCGCGAGGAACCCGACCACGACCGGTGGGGCACCGCGTTCCCGCCGGTACAGGTCGAAGACTGGGCGCGGGCGCAACGCCGCCTGCTCGACCGCCTCGGCGTCGGGCGACTGCGGGCGGTCGTCGGCGGCAGCGTCGGCGGGATGAACGCCCTAGAGTGGGCCAAGCGGTACCCGGACGACGTCGACCGCGTGGTCGCGGTCGCGACCGCCGGGCGGCTCGACGCGCAGTGCCTCGCGCTCGACGCGGTCGCGCGCCGGGCGATCCGCGCCGACGCGGACTGGAACGGCGGTGACTACTACGGCGACGGCCGGCGGGAGCCGACCGAGGGACTCGCCATCGCCCGCCAGATCGGGCACGTCATGTACCTCTCGAAGGCGTCGATGGAGCGGAAGTTCGGGCGGCGCTCCGCGGGCCGCGACTCGCTGACGCGCGAGGACGGCGACCTCGGGCTGCCGCCGGAGCCGACCGCGAGCTTCTTCCCGTACCGCGAGGTGGAGTCGTACCTCGACTACCAGGCCGAGGGGTTCGGGGACCGCTTCGACGCGAACAGCTACCTCTACCTCACCCGTGCGATGGACGAGTACGACCTCGCGGCCGGCCACGGCACCGACACCGACGCGCTCGCCGCCTTCGAGGGCGAGGCGCTCCTCGTGAGCTTCACCGCCGACTGGCACTTCACCGTCGAGCAGTCCGCGTCGCTCGCGGACGCCTTCCGCGAGGTCGAGGTCCCGACCGCACACCATGTGATCGACTCCGACCACGGCCACGACGCGTTCCTCGTCGAACCCGAGCACGTCGGGCCACCGGTCAGCGACTTCCTCGCGGAGGGGGTCGACGGCCGCGCGGTCTCCGACGAGGGCGGCGACGACGCCGACAGCCCCCGACCAGACTCCGACCACGCGCCCGTCCACGCGAGCCTTTTTAAAGGGTAA
- a CDS encoding O-acetylhomoserine aminocarboxypropyltransferase/cysteine synthase family protein, producing the protein MTRGFSTRSLHAGAEPDSATGARATPIHQTTSFVFDDADTAAELYALRADGHVYSRLSNPTVNVLEDRLADLSGGSDAVATGSGMAAFDAIATVLASDGDNVVASSEMYGGTAAYLTSIADRRGIEARLVDTLDDEAYADAIDGDTAFVHVETIANPSLVTPDFERLAEVAHEHAVPLVVDNTFATPYCCRPIEHGADVVWESTTKWITGNGTTVGGVVIDGGQFPWDHADADYDELDGRSPAFPIDFVERFGDAAFANVARQRGVRPTGGQQSPFDAWQTIQGLNTLPLRMERHCENARRVAEFLRGDDRVDWVSYPGFEDHQSHGNAAEYLDGFGGMVTFGVGGGYEAAKTFCESVDLTSFLANVGDAKTLVVHPASTTHAQMDEAQQRLAGVYPEMLRLSVGIEDPEDVIYDLDAGLAAGERAATERAGDGGSADGEGGV; encoded by the coding sequence ATGACACGTGGGTTTTCCACCCGGAGTCTCCACGCCGGCGCCGAGCCCGATTCGGCCACCGGCGCCCGCGCCACGCCGATCCACCAGACGACCTCGTTCGTCTTCGACGACGCGGACACGGCGGCGGAGCTGTACGCGCTCCGGGCGGACGGTCACGTCTACTCCCGGCTCTCGAACCCGACGGTGAACGTCTTGGAAGACCGGCTGGCGGACCTCTCTGGCGGGTCGGACGCGGTCGCGACCGGCTCGGGAATGGCCGCGTTCGACGCGATCGCGACCGTCCTCGCGAGCGACGGCGACAACGTCGTCGCCAGCTCCGAGATGTACGGCGGGACGGCCGCCTACCTCACCAGCATCGCGGACCGCCGGGGGATCGAGGCGCGGCTCGTCGACACGCTCGACGACGAGGCGTACGCGGACGCGATCGACGGCGACACCGCGTTCGTCCACGTCGAGACGATCGCGAACCCCTCGCTGGTCACGCCGGACTTCGAGCGACTGGCGGAGGTCGCCCACGAGCACGCGGTCCCGCTCGTCGTCGACAACACGTTCGCGACACCGTACTGCTGTCGGCCGATCGAACACGGAGCCGACGTCGTCTGGGAGTCGACGACGAAGTGGATCACGGGCAACGGCACCACCGTCGGCGGGGTCGTGATCGACGGCGGGCAGTTCCCGTGGGACCACGCGGACGCCGACTACGACGAACTGGACGGGCGGTCGCCGGCGTTCCCGATCGACTTCGTCGAGCGGTTCGGTGACGCCGCCTTCGCCAACGTCGCCCGCCAGCGAGGCGTGCGCCCGACCGGGGGCCAGCAGTCGCCCTTCGACGCGTGGCAGACGATCCAGGGGCTCAACACGCTCCCCCTTCGGATGGAGCGTCACTGCGAGAACGCGCGGCGGGTGGCCGAGTTCCTCCGCGGGGACGACCGCGTCGACTGGGTGTCGTACCCGGGATTCGAGGACCACCAGAGCCACGGCAACGCCGCCGAGTACCTCGACGGCTTCGGCGGGATGGTCACCTTCGGCGTCGGCGGCGGCTACGAGGCCGCGAAGACCTTCTGCGAGTCGGTCGACCTGACGAGTTTCCTCGCGAACGTCGGCGACGCGAAGACCCTCGTCGTCCACCCCGCGTCGACGACCCACGCACAGATGGACGAGGCTCAACAGCGGCTCGCGGGCGTCTACCCCGAGATGCTCCGGCTCTCGGTCGGCATCGAGGACCCCGAGGACGTAATCTACGACCTCGACGCGGGGCTGGCCGCCGGCGAGCGCGCCGCGACGGAACGAGCCGGAGACGGAGGGTCCGCGGACGGCGAGGGAGGGGTGTGA
- a CDS encoding DHH family phosphoesterase — protein MAVAAPVPDLADRATDCADRLREADRVLLASHIDADGITSAAVASTALARADVDHEVVFEKQLDADSIAGIAAREFDVVCFTDFGSGQLDVIADHEAAGDFVPVVADHHQPADRDTRYHLNPLLEGIDGASELSGAGASYLLARALEGPDGDNRDLAALAVVGAVGDMQDTDGELVGANEAIVADGVDAGVIEAQTDLDLYGRQTRPLPKLLEYASDVKIPGITNDEAGAIAFLTDLGVDVKRDGEWRRWVDLDADERRQLASALMRRAVASGVPSDRIESLVGTAYTLVDEEPGTELRDVSEFSTLLNATARYERGDVGLAVCLGDRGDALAEARRLLRNHRKNLSEGLQWVKTEGVTDEEHLQWFDAGSRIRETIVGIVAGMAVGSPAVDRSKPVIAFAEESAEELKVSSRGSHALVREGLDLSTVMREASRAVGGDGGGHDVAAGATVPTGERDAFVAEADRIVGKQLS, from the coding sequence ATGGCAGTCGCCGCCCCAGTTCCCGACCTCGCAGACCGCGCGACCGACTGCGCCGACCGCCTGCGCGAGGCCGACCGGGTGCTCTTGGCCTCGCACATCGACGCCGACGGGATCACGAGCGCCGCGGTCGCCTCCACCGCGCTCGCGCGGGCCGACGTCGACCACGAGGTCGTCTTCGAGAAGCAGCTCGACGCCGACTCGATCGCCGGGATCGCCGCCCGCGAGTTCGACGTCGTCTGCTTCACCGACTTCGGCTCCGGCCAGCTCGACGTCATCGCCGACCACGAGGCGGCCGGGGACTTCGTTCCCGTCGTCGCGGACCACCACCAGCCCGCCGACCGCGACACGCGATACCACCTCAACCCCCTGCTCGAAGGGATCGACGGCGCGAGCGAGCTGTCGGGCGCCGGCGCGAGCTACCTGCTCGCCCGCGCGCTGGAGGGGCCGGACGGCGACAACCGCGACCTCGCCGCGCTCGCGGTCGTCGGCGCGGTCGGCGACATGCAGGACACCGACGGCGAACTCGTCGGCGCCAACGAGGCGATCGTCGCCGACGGCGTCGACGCGGGCGTGATCGAGGCACAGACCGACCTCGACCTGTACGGCCGCCAGACCCGCCCGCTCCCGAAGCTGTTGGAGTACGCCTCCGACGTGAAGATCCCCGGGATCACCAACGACGAGGCGGGGGCGATCGCCTTCCTCACCGACCTCGGCGTCGACGTGAAACGCGACGGGGAGTGGCGGCGCTGGGTGGACCTCGACGCCGACGAGCGCCGGCAGCTCGCCTCCGCGTTGATGCGCCGGGCGGTCGCCTCCGGCGTCCCCTCGGACCGGATCGAGTCGCTCGTCGGCACCGCCTACACGCTCGTCGACGAGGAACCCGGGACCGAGCTGCGCGACGTCAGCGAGTTCTCCACGCTGCTCAACGCGACCGCGCGCTACGAGCGCGGCGATGTCGGTCTCGCGGTGTGTCTCGGTGACCGCGGGGACGCGCTCGCGGAGGCTCGACGGCTTCTCCGCAATCACCGGAAGAACCTCTCGGAGGGGCTCCAGTGGGTCAAAACCGAGGGCGTCACCGACGAGGAGCACCTCCAGTGGTTCGACGCCGGGTCGCGCATCCGCGAGACCATCGTCGGCATCGTCGCCGGGATGGCGGTCGGCTCGCCCGCGGTCGACCGCTCGAAGCCGGTGATCGCCTTCGCCGAGGAGAGCGCCGAGGAGCTGAAGGTGTCCTCGCGCGGCTCGCACGCGCTCGTGCGAGAGGGACTCGACCTCTCGACGGTGATGCGGGAGGCGAGCCGAGCGGTCGGCGGTGACGGCGGGGGTCACGACGTGGCCGCGGGCGCGACGGTTCCGACCGGCGAACGAGACGCGTTCGTCGCCGAGGCGGACCGGATCGTCGGCAAACAGCTCTCGTGA